CGAGCGCCAGAAGAAGTTCCTCTTCCCCGCGGTCATCACGTACTACAACGAGCCCCTCCCCATCAAGCGCGGACAGGGCCACTACGTGTGGGACTTCAACGACCGCAAGTACCTCGACTTCTTCGGCGGCATCCTCACGGTGAGCGTGGGGCACTGCAACCCGCACGTGAACAGCCGCATCCACGCGCAGAACGACACGCTTCAGCACGCGTCGACGCTCTATCCCACGGGCCCGTCGGTCGACCTGGCGGCACGTCTGGCCGAGATCGCCCCTGGCGACCTCTCGCAGACGTTCTTCACCAACTCGGGAACCGAGGCCGATGAGACCGCGGTCATGCTCGCCCGCATGGCCACAGGCAACCACGAGGTCATCGCGCTGCGCCACTCGTACAGCGGCCGCTCGCACCTGGCCACCACCATGACCGCGCACTCGCCCTATCGCGGGCTGCCCGACATGACCGTGGGCGTGCGCCACGCACTGGCGCCGTACTGCTACCGCTGCCCGCTCAAGCTCAAGCCTGAGAGCTGCGGCGTGGCCTGCGCGCAAGACCTCGAAGAGGTCATCCGCACCACCACGACGGGTCGCCCCGCGGCATTCATGGCCGAGCCCATCATGGGCGTGGGCGGGTTCATCACGCCGCCCAAGGACTACTTCCCCACGGTGGCCGAGATCATCCGCCGCCATGAAGGCCTGCTCATCATCGACGAGGTGCAGACCGGCTGGGGCCGCACGGGCAGCAAGTGGTGGGGCATCGAGCAGTG
This sequence is a window from Pseudomonadota bacterium. Protein-coding genes within it:
- a CDS encoding aspartate aminotransferase family protein, yielding MSSKSGLKRSETREEVLERQKKFLFPAVITYYNEPLPIKRGQGHYVWDFNDRKYLDFFGGILTVSVGHCNPHVNSRIHAQNDTLQHASTLYPTGPSVDLAARLAEIAPGDLSQTFFTNSGTEADETAVMLARMATGNHEVIALRHSYSGRSHLATTMTAHSPYRGLPDMTVGVRHALAPYCYRCPLKLKPESCGVACAQDLEEVIRTTTTGRPAAFMAEPIMGVGGFITPPKDYFPTVAEIIRRHEGLLIIDEVQTGWGRTGSKWWGIEQWGVTPDIMTMAKGAANGIPMGITITTPDIAKKWKGLTISTFGGNPVSCEANMGVIDVIEDQNLLENCTKMGNILRARLEKMQERFKCIGDVRGMGLMQACELVTDRDTKEPDATTVKKLFEATRELGLLIGKGGLYGNTLRISPAMTITEAELHQGADIIEKAFEQVAH